TGTAAGTACTTTTACTAAGCATCTGCTGTGCATACATGACTTCGTTTCCTAATTTTTCATTTACTTATGTTCTCAGCTAAGCGAGAATTCGAAAGCCCGCGTTGTGCCTTCTTCCCGCCTCGGCCGTATGTTTTCATTTGGATCGCTGGCAGCGGGACTTGGGGTAGGGACAGTTGCTCAATACGCTCGGAACACGTTCCAGCAGGTGACTGGTAACGTTGACGAGTCCGCCAACTCGTTCCTGTCTCCGGCAAACGCGGAGAGGATCGTCGATACGCTTTGTAAAGTCAGAGGTAAGTAAGAACGGAGAGAAAGTAGATCCAGCTGTGTATACATGGAGAAGCAGAATGAGGATGCTGATTTGCTGTTTTTATAAACAGGTGCTGCTCTAAAGCTTGGCCAACTGCTAAGCATTCAAGATGACTCGATGATATCTCCAGAGCTGCAGCGTATTTTCCAACGCGTGCGCCAGTCTGCCGACTTCATGCCGTCGTGGCAGGTGGAAAAGGTCATGAGTTCACAACTTGGGCCCGAGTGGAGGTACAGGGTCGCGAGCTTCGAGGACAAGCCATTTGCTGCTGCCTCTATTGGTAAGTGCTATTTGACATTTAAACAGGAGATAGTTAAAAATTGGGCATGGAGTAGCCACTTTTGGGGATAATGCTTTTACCACAGGTTAATGTATCATCAATTTACTGTGTAGGGCAAGTCCACCTGGCGGTGCTACACGACGGCAAGGAGGTAGCAGTCAAGGTCCAGTACCCAGGCGTCGCTAAAGGCATCAACAGCGATATCGACAACCTCGTGGGAGTTATGAAGGTAACAtcacttatttacaaaacatatgaacataattataatgcgaaatatttatttaacttcctttgattttgaaatgaaaGTAACTTTCTACTAGGTTAGGAATAATATTTTTCCATCATCTTCCTAGCCTGCGACTCCTTGTCTGATgccttcaacccagttacccaggcaacccagtGCCCATTAGTActactggtgtcagacttactggcttctgattaccagTAACGTCTGCCaatgccaaggatgttcaatgatagccgagacctacagcttaacgtgctatctgaaacacagtcattggtgtcttagATATActaaaaaaactacataaaaacttagaaaagttgcattggtattttcctgacctggaatcgaacccacgcacttacatatacttgagaggttggtcctttatccactaagccaccacgacttctttcgttaggaatattttttttaagttatgatTTAATGCAAAAGTGAAAATTAACAATttctaggtacatattttttcaacccATTCGctacattgtttatttatcaaCTGTAATATTCCCAGGTATGGAACATGTTTCCCAAAGGGATGTTCATAGACAACATAGTGGAGGTTGCTAAGAAAGAGCTGTCATGGGAAGTGGACTACATACGCGAAGCCGAATGCACCAAGAAGTTCAAGAAACTGCTCGCTCCCTACCCGGAGTACTTCGTGCCTGATGTTATTGGTAAGGAATATTAAtgtgatgtcctcctagacgattatcggctatggcggctgttttcatgtaagaagattagccaactgcgcagaacatattatagtgcacaagcatatgcgcaaacacaggtgcactttCTATTCCGTCACTGTCATGGCCCCATGGGATGGCATTCTGACactaccggagagagatcaggtgcaggaccgacgTTAATGTGCTGTCCGATGTGGTGTAGGAATCACCAACTTTTAGGCTTCGGGTTGCTTTGTTGAAGTTTCTGAAACCCagaaagcgatttcggcccaacccaggaatcgaaccagAGACCTcgtgttttataataattatgtttagtaCATTCATGTTATATGAAGAGAGAAGATAAAGTTCTTGGTGGTTTATAAGATTGGTCTTGACTGATTGATGACTTTGTTTAGAAATAATTTGCGGTTTCTATGGTAGGCGTGTAAGGGCAGTTAGTAACGTCCCTcttcccccgaacacccgcatttggGGGCGccactttcttaggagattttgcgttatgacatctccatcctcatcattatttaaacatgCAATCAACCGGGTGTTACAAAAGAGTATCTATCTCTATCTATCCTTCTTTCAGACGAGTTATGTGCCCCAGAGGTAATAACAACTGAACTGATTGACGGAGTGCCGCTAGACAAACTGTTTGACGCAGCGTACGAAGTTCGCGTTGATATAGCCTACAAGATCATGCAGTTGTGTCTCCGAGAAATGTTTGTACTGCGGTGCATGCAAACTGACCCCAACTGGGCCAATTTCTTCTACAACCCGACTACTAAACAGGTGCcttgttattttatacaataatatCTGCCTAACCTTCTCCCATTTATGTTGGCGTCAGCTACCAGTCAAAACGGATGCAACTGAATACCGGTGTTTTACGCTTGAGGAGCGTTTGCCTATCAGACCTCCAGAAATGACATCCGGGAACCACCAGTTCAATAACCACGATCGATCGATCCGCCATCTTCAATGAGGGGTCAAGGCGTCTTCCGAAATTTCAAATTGTTGACTGTAAAAGCGATGGtccaaaaaaaacccagagtcgattCAGACAAATTAGGTATCAATAGCTTTATTAAAATGCACAATTTACCCCACCGAAAAAAAATTGCCCATATCCATGGGATATATGAGTTATAGACGAACAAAGTATATATGGAATAATCGTGAATAACTTGTTATTTTTACCAGTTTTTTCAACAGCattatattaataactagctttcgcccgcggtttaaCCCCCGTCCTGTAGccggatagtgacaaaaacCTTCTCcagggtctaagttacctcccctctaattttcagccaaatcggtcaagccgttttcatgttatgtcgtgacaacggaaagtgggtttcatttttatataatatatagataATAATCACATCatcaggtatctgtggagatctaagggggaggcctatgttcagcagtggacgtcctatggctgagaagatgatgatgatgaatcacaTCATCCACACTATCTACTATATACCTTATACTATATACTATCTACCTTTTCGATATAATCATCCCCTTACATGCTTGGCTTCGGCCCGCATGTAAGGTTTTATACTCTTTTCATAGAGAAGAAAaccaaataacataaaaaaaaataaaaaaaaaatcataggacaataataaatataactagcGATCATTATGCAACTATCAAGTTCAAAATCCTTTATTAATGAGATAAcgtctatttttttaagttctcTAGCATAATTAACTATCTTTGTTATTCATTATATATCTTGAACCTTCGTTTGCTTTGCTACCGTTGTGATCTGTGCGTTTCATTATTGGATTTTTAAGGCCTGTTTTTTCTACACCGGACACCGATTTACTCTTTTGTTTTGGACATTGCTAATATGGAGGTGAACAATCGTTGTGTGAACTGTAGTCGCTCAGTGTTACGGAGACAACGTCATGTTTTGTCGCTTCAGTTTTTGGAGTCACATCGAATCGTCGTGGAGCACCTACTGAATCATGGACAACCACAAGAAGTAAGTCTTAAGTCAAGTCCAGTTAGCCGTTCGTGGCAGTAAAAACTTAACACATAGTGTCTGACATTACGTACTTACAAAACTAACTAAAACATTAACTTACATTAattaacttacaaaaattaaaattatgtacttacaaaaatggTCATATTAGgttgataataaaatattaattatgtaatattatgtCTCGTTGATTTCAGATCGTCTTTGATGGGTCAAGATCTATTTGTCATCCTTGCTGGCAACGCATTGAATATGCATTGAGGCAACCATCAACACCTGAAGCACCACCGCAATCGTTTTCTTTAACTGGATTTACACGTGCCGCGAATACTTCAAGAAGATGTCTCTTCGACAATTGTACTTCAACACAACTTCGACAAGTGCCCGACAGTATAAAAGCGCACTTATTAAGCTATTATTCTTTTTACATACCAGAATTAGCACGAGTCTGTCGATTTCATTTAATGAATTCATCATTTGAGGATTTCTCTGTAAATGTGAGTAATCGCCAAGATAATTTCAAAAACGAGAACTTACGCGAGATAGTTATGTTGTATACACGAGTGCTTGAAAGAAAAGGTAATGTTGACTTTGAAAGGCTTCATGAAATAAGTGAAGAAGATCTCCATTTTTGGACTGGAATGAACCATAACCAGTTTGAGAGTATCTTACAAGAAACACCGTCTTTACGACAAACTAATAAGTGCAATACTGTATTGGGCGTATACCTATGTAAACTTAGATCAGGTGAACCTCACGTAAGACTGGCATCTTTGATAAACACATCGAAAACGTCTTTACAACGCATGTTAAAGCAGGCTAGACGATGTCTCAAAAATGAATACCTTCCTCGGCATCTGGGGTTTGACCACATCAGCCGACATGAAGTGATCGAAAGGAATAGGACACTTCCgaattatatttttggtaatGAAGAGCGAACAAAGGCCATTTTAATTATCGACggcacttatttatttattcaaaaatcttCCAACTTTCTATTTCAAAGATTAAGCTATAGCTTACACAAGTATAGCAACTTGATTAAGCCCTTCATGATTGTGTGTGCTGATGGCTATATCATAGAAGTGACTGGACCCTACGGCGCCAGAACTTCAGACTCCGACATAGTAAAACTAATATTAGATAACCATGATGGTCCCATGGAAGAAGCTCCAATGCGATGGTTTTTACACCCAAATGATGTATTTGTTTTGGATCGGGGTTTCCGAGACTGTTTGCCGGATCCAGAGGGATGTGGTTGTAACGCTTACATGCCACCGTCTGTAGGACGTAATGAAAGACAATTAAGTACAATAGCGGCAAATAAATCCAGATTGATAACCATGGTTAGATGGGTCGTAGAAACCATTAATGGCACGATAAAAagagattttaaaatatttagacacaaatattttaatatagcgCTAGGCAACGCAATGACAGATTATAGAATAGCTGCAGCGCTTACCAATGCAACTCATCTAACATATGAAGACAGCAGATTTACTGAAGAGTTTATAGAGATGATTGAAAGAAATAGGGACAGGCCGAACCTATTAGCCGATTACGTCGATGAACATCATTGGGATCGACAAAGAATTGCGTTTGCCCTAATGGCTGCAACAAACCCCAATCTATCGGATTTTCCAAGAATGGATTATGACCAATTAATTGTGTTCGCAATAGGCACATACCACGTAAAACTTGCAAGGTCTTACTGTTGCGAACATATTAGAGGAACTGGGGTTTTTTCAATTGAAGTTTTTAGACACCCCGAAAGGATAAATATTAATAACGAAGAAAGTACGTTAATTAGGTGTCGAATCCATTCCAGGCACGTCGGGACAAGAACATATTACTGTTATGTTTTATATAACACTAATAGGATTTCGGAATACTGTTGCAGCTGTATTCATGGTCGCCGCACATTGGGcagttgtgcccacataataaGCATTATATATTATCTGGCCTGGGCCAGGTACCAAGACGACCTTATGCAACCTGCTGTGTTCTTAGATCATATATTAATAGAcattgaaaataattgaaataaatatttttcccacagtatttgttttttttttttaataagcgactgaaaaaataaataatctgagACAAAATAGGCACATTCAATTGTAAAAAGATTTCACGACAAAAGTATCTTGACATATGATTTACAAGCTGTAAAATATAAGATTTCAACTTGATAGGTTCATATAATCgctacttatatttattattgtcctatgattattatttgtatgtctctttctgacctcgggactacagagtcccggatttttggaaagcgaacgtggggccgaagccaacacgctgaagcccttttgagacaactttaatgaaatggtaacacaaaaccgacgattatccctgtatacactatattaattattatgattattattttgtacgtctctaccagacctcgggactatagagtcccggatttttgggaggcgaacgtggggccgaagccaacacgctgaagcccttttgagacaactttaatgaaatggtgacacaaaaccgacgattatccctgtatacactatagaaatgtacccaaggacaatccccggttctgtgctaaactattgctaactatggatgaaaactacttgggctattgtgatgggatgctagtggactaggaatggggaaactacgggaactatggcacctgccgataacaatgtaataaatacacgtaaaaatggcaggtggagactcgccaactcacttactgggcccccgggaatcagtcgctaaatcgcaacaagagggcaacaggtacatgagcggctgaagggtgaggatacctcggcggactttaaacgcagatcacgcgctccctgtgggtccagcatcaccggcccactcgccacttaccacgaggcacctaccctccgagtgggctgttaaccctgctctagcgactccactctgaccggccgatgaaggcaagtcaagaggcgggagacctatcccccgtcatgcttcactccggcaggccggagatgggggacagtatactctccctggagcactcggatatatagccccgcggggtcgctactccccgtcatccgcctcagatgccctgcggggctgattattattattaatatattgcTTATTGCTGTtgaaaaaactgataaaaataacaagttatTCATTATTAATATATTGCTGTTACAAACACTGGTAAAAATAACCAGTTATTCATGATTTTTCCAATATACTTTGTTAGCCTATAACTTTTATATCCCATGGACATGGGCATAATTTTTTCGGTGGGGTAAATTGTGCATTTTAATAAAGCTATTGATACCTGATTTGTCTAaatcgactctgggtttttggTCCATACATTTTTGGACCATCACCATTGATAAAtgaaatctatatatataaaagaaatgttACACGTGTTAGTTATTTTATAACTGAACTGAATGGCTGAGTTGTTCAAGCTGAAAATTTGAGGGAAGGTAAggttagacccgggagaaggacttaggatagtttttgtcactatccgggacgcgggtgaaaccgcgggcataATCTAGTCTCTTACTAAATCTCAAATTTATATAATAGTTTTTACAACAATTTCATCAGTTGTTAACAAATGTTACAACTACACTAAATAAAGCTTATagtttaatacaatattttgcgCAGGTGATTCTACTGGACTTCGGAGCCACCCGGGAGTACTCGAAAGAGTTTATGGACCAGTACATTGAGATCATTCACGCGGCGTCTCTGGGTGACAGGGATGCTATACTGCGCATGTCAAAGGAGATGAAGTTCCTGACTGGTTATGAATCTAAGGTTTGTATACTTACGGTGCGTTGCACCATTTCACTATAACggtaaccgaaccattttcagttgtcaaatcagcGTTATGAACAATGgacggcaagtatacggctggttacggataggttatcgttatagtaaaATGGTGCAACTCTCCCTTAGTATTTATTATGTTGGCTGACTAACAAGGCATTTGTAAACATTTGAgagtaaatattatataatatagttatatGGTATATTGTACATCTCTCTTTGTCCTGATGGTGGACTGGTGGTGTCCGCTAATGAACCATTTTTTGTGcatgaagtataaataaatgaatacgaAATTGATTCGAATGAATGAATTGACGTCGATTTGATAGGCTCCTACTTTTTGACAATTTGGTCATAAAAAATCTAGATAATAATCTGGTTTCTATTTGTAGTTGACTATCATTGAAACTTTTCTTAactaacaaaaattttacgaaataaataaactggccctaattatttataacacaaGCTCACTATAAAAGCAAGAAGACTCGCACATAACGCAATGTTCGGTCACAGATAATGGAGGAGACGCACGTGGACACGGTGATGATCATGGGCGAGGTGTTcaccggcggcggcggcgcgttcgaCTTCGGCACGCAGCAGACCACGCGCCGCCTCCACGCGCTCGTGCCCACCATCCTCGCGCAGCGCCTGTGTCCGCCGCCCGAGGAGATCTACTCGCTGCACCGCAAGCTGTCCGGCGTCTTCCTGCTCTGCGCCAAGCTCAGGGTCAGGATGGACTGCACCGCCATGTTCCAGGAGATCTACCAGCAGTACAAAACCGACAGCTTCAGATAGACCTTAGCGTCCGTGGCTCAGGCGTGGTCCCACTTCACCTACACGATCTTCAACGGCGACTTCATCACTAACTTCAAGTAATTCATTGTACATGTTTTCTATAAGTGTGTGCTAACCTCAAAGTGCCTCTGCGAAGCTCAAATACATTTTGTGAGTGTCTGCGTTCAGTTGAGTTTATGAGCCCTTAAACTTTTGAAAGGGACACCCGCATAATGTGACAGTCCAGGTTAAGAAATATTGGATAAGTGATGTGTAGGAACATTGAAGCTACAATGTAAATGCATTTTATAAAATGGAGGAACCCAAAGGCCCAAGGCCGCGTTACAAGGCTAATTTGGTCGTAAGTTAGAGTACCTGGGTGGGTTTTAGGCTACGTTCAGATGAGAAGCGCACAACACGCGTTTAcaactacatacattttattaaggCTGTACACATTTTGTACTATACTGTACACACTGTacgcctgtgcccagcaatgggacgataaaaaggctgtaacagtattatATTAATAGTCTATTTCATagccatattttttacataaagaatTTCGAATATCGATATTGAAACACACGATGCAAAGCTTCGCGCATCACAGGACATCACTACTAGcttcaattattttcattatggtATTTGTGATAAAACTTGAATACAATGTCTTCATCAGACTCGGATGATGATTGTTACGGAAATATAGCACAAAAACTACAGTCAATAAAAAACAGCTTTATAAAAGAGAGAGATGAAACTGATGTCACGAGCAACAGAACTGACATCGGTCCAAGTAGCTCAACATTACCGACCGTACGTGTTGATGAAGAATTAAACAGCACTGTGAACAGTACGGATAACAATACGAAGGCAAAACCGAGGCGAGGCCGTGGAGGTAGGCGCAAAGCTTCTAGTAATAGCTGTGGCTCCAGTAACGGAACTGACGTCGGTCCAAGTAGCTCAATATTACCGACCGTAACTGTTGATGAAGAGTTAAACAGCACTGTGAACAGTACGGATAGTGATGAATACACGTTAGACGCGATTATAGCTAACAATACGAAGGCAAAACCGAGGCGAGGCCGTGGAGGTAGGCGCAGAGCTTCTAGTAATAGCTGTGGCTCCAGTAACAGAACGACCAGGACTGTGCGAGCTAGATGGTCTGCCAGCCAGAGTACTAGCAATTCTAATGAAGATGACACTTTTGATGAAGAAGATGCTCCTACAACCTCAAGAAGGGGCCGACGTGCTGCCAGAGGGCGGTCTACTAGTGCTGGCAGAGGGCGGTCTACCCGTGCTGGCAGAGAGCGGTCTACCCGTGCTGCCAGAGGGCGGTCTGCCCGTGCTGGCAGAGGACGGTCTACCCATGCTGGCAGAGAGCGGTCTATCGGTGCTGCCAGAGGGCGGTCTGCCCGTGCTGGCAGAGGGCGGTCTACCCGTGCTGGCAGAGAGCGGTCTACCGGTGCTGCCAGAGGGCGGTCTGCCCGTGCTGGCAGAGGACGGTCTACCCATGCTGGCAGAGAGCGGTCTACCGGTGCTGCCAGAGGGCGGTCTGCCCGTGCTGGCAGAGGACGGTCTACCCATGCTGGCAGAGAGCGGTCTACCGGTGCTGCCAGAGGGCGGTCTGCCCGTGCTGGCAGAGGACGGTCTACCCATGCTGGCAGAGAGCGGTCTACCGGTGCTGTAAGAGGGCGGTCTGCCCGTGCTGCCAGGGTGCGGTCTACCCGTGCTGCCAGAGGGTGGTTTACCCGTGCTAGAATCAGGGGAGAGTCCTCCAGAGAATGGGGACGCACGGCAAGAAATGAGTTAATCGAAATATTCGACGATTTTTCTTCCCCAGACAGACGTTCTCCAGTCACTTCCAATAATTGTCCTATAATTAGCATTGGTAATACGGATGAGTATCCAGGCCAATGTGAAAATCAGCAGCTGTTCTCGTCAAATGTGAGACGTCCTAGCGATGATGTTGAAATTGTAGACATGGACTCTCTAGAAGATGATAATGAAGAAATGTCCGTCAAAGTCTACTGGCGGAGTTtacaaatattcaaattcaatataAGAAAGTACCAGAAAATAactcaattatttaattattttagtgaaaaagaaggtgttatagttcggccattcagagaatgcgttcctgacacgtcgcgattgaactgacgacgtaactttgcaatggcgttgcagttacgataaaaatatttttgctggttgtttaccgttttaacaattgaggagcattaaaacaacattattatatcaataatcaatgaatgtagttacgtcgtcagttcaatcgcgacgtgtcaggaacgcattctctgaatggccgaactatagtagtaaCCAATTGCTTTTTACTTATAATGATAAGATATTAA
This window of the Helicoverpa zea isolate HzStark_Cry1AcR chromosome 31, ilHelZeax1.1, whole genome shotgun sequence genome carries:
- the LOC124644809 gene encoding atypical kinase COQ8B, mitochondrial-like isoform X1, yielding MYITKLIFQVMSHINDLIGVLRGLRLVVEAGVKAQAEASTLIWNTSSLKPLLSNCPTNPLAMNPNPPSAKELMERAFVVAHGFRQFAAMHVPNVNASTASPEMDQQTKDEIDELNREFNRTFDTLKKVQTMENSAAVSAKTNEFRQDKVQIMAPIDDLQKQLKEDKEKRADDILLAVTSAESAADVPSPRPKSQAGLASPTPVSQSVSASPKPVAKKKIRVALSENSKARVVPSSRLGRMFSFGSLAAGLGVGTVAQYARNTFQQVTGNVDESANSFLSPANAERIVDTLCKVRGAALKLGQLLSIQDDSMISPELQRIFQRVRQSADFMPSWQVEKVMSSQLGPEWRYRVASFEDKPFAAASIGQVHLAVLHDGKEVAVKVQYPGVAKGINSDIDNLVGVMKVWNMFPKGMFIDNIVEVAKKELSWEVDYIREAECTKKFKKLLAPYPEYFVPDVIDELCAPEVITTELIDGVPLDKLFDAAYEVRVDIAYKIMQLCLREMFVLRCMQTDPNWANFFYNPTTKQVILLDFGATREYSKEFMDQYIEIIHAASLGDRDAILRMSKEMKFLTGYESKIMEETHVDTVMIMGEVFTGGGGAFDFGTQQTTRRLHALVPTILAQRLCPPPEEIYSLHRKLSGVFLLCAKLRVRMDCTAMFQEIYQQYKTDSFR
- the LOC124644809 gene encoding atypical kinase COQ8B, mitochondrial-like isoform X3 is translated as MDQQTKDEIDELNREFNRTFDTLKKVQTMENSAAVSAKTNEFRQDKVQIMAPIDDLQKQLKEDKEKRADDILLAVTSAESAADVPSPRPKSQAGLASPTPVSQSVSASPKPVAKKKIRVALSENSKARVVPSSRLGRMFSFGSLAAGLGVGTVAQYARNTFQQVTGNVDESANSFLSPANAERIVDTLCKVRGAALKLGQLLSIQDDSMISPELQRIFQRVRQSADFMPSWQVEKVMSSQLGPEWRYRVASFEDKPFAAASIGQVHLAVLHDGKEVAVKVQYPGVAKGINSDIDNLVGVMKVWNMFPKGMFIDNIVEVAKKELSWEVDYIREAECTKKFKKLLAPYPEYFVPDVIDELCAPEVITTELIDGVPLDKLFDAAYEVRVDIAYKIMQLCLREMFVLRCMQTDPNWANFFYNPTTKQVILLDFGATREYSKEFMDQYIEIIHAASLGDRDAILRMSKEMKFLTGYESKIMEETHVDTVMIMGEVFTGGGGAFDFGTQQTTRRLHALVPTILAQRLCPPPEEIYSLHRKLSGVFLLCAKLRVRMDCTAMFQEIYQQYKTDSFR
- the LOC124644809 gene encoding atypical kinase COQ8B, mitochondrial-like isoform X2, with the protein product MSHINDLIGVLRGLRLVVEAGVKAQAEASTLIWNTSSLKPLLSNCPTNPLAMNPNPPSAKELMERAFVVAHGFRQFAAMHVPNVNASTASPEMDQQTKDEIDELNREFNRTFDTLKKVQTMENSAAVSAKTNEFRQDKVQIMAPIDDLQKQLKEDKEKRADDILLAVTSAESAADVPSPRPKSQAGLASPTPVSQSVSASPKPVAKKKIRVALSENSKARVVPSSRLGRMFSFGSLAAGLGVGTVAQYARNTFQQVTGNVDESANSFLSPANAERIVDTLCKVRGAALKLGQLLSIQDDSMISPELQRIFQRVRQSADFMPSWQVEKVMSSQLGPEWRYRVASFEDKPFAAASIGQVHLAVLHDGKEVAVKVQYPGVAKGINSDIDNLVGVMKVWNMFPKGMFIDNIVEVAKKELSWEVDYIREAECTKKFKKLLAPYPEYFVPDVIDELCAPEVITTELIDGVPLDKLFDAAYEVRVDIAYKIMQLCLREMFVLRCMQTDPNWANFFYNPTTKQVILLDFGATREYSKEFMDQYIEIIHAASLGDRDAILRMSKEMKFLTGYESKIMEETHVDTVMIMGEVFTGGGGAFDFGTQQTTRRLHALVPTILAQRLCPPPEEIYSLHRKLSGVFLLCAKLRVRMDCTAMFQEIYQQYKTDSFR